The following are encoded together in the Thermococcus sibiricus MM 739 genome:
- a CDS encoding ferritin family protein has product MKVEELLKNIIHQENELYNLYKLGETFATYENPILIEHFQWLASEELRHRQTIENFLKSGSLENTPVVDYLETLSLEPYFQDTRAEPESIEDLILEALVREKHSYELYKKLGEIMKGSLKEIFGMMSQEELKHAYRLKIIYESLGK; this is encoded by the coding sequence ATGAAAGTTGAGGAACTCCTCAAAAACATAATTCACCAGGAAAATGAACTTTACAATTTATATAAGCTTGGAGAAACGTTTGCTACGTATGAAAATCCTATTTTGATTGAACATTTTCAATGGCTTGCTAGTGAGGAACTAAGACATAGACAAACAATAGAAAACTTTCTTAAAAGTGGTAGTCTTGAGAATACACCAGTTGTAGATTACTTGGAAACTTTAAGTCTAGAACCTTATTTCCAAGACACTAGAGCAGAGCCAGAAAGTATTGAGGATCTGATCTTAGAGGCATTAGTCAGAGAAAAACATAGTTATGAGTTATATAAGAAGCTTGGTGAAATAATGAAAGGTTCTTTAAAAGAAATCTTTGGAATGATGAGTCAGGAAGAACTAAAACATGCTTACAGATTGAAGATAATATATGAAAGTTTGGGTAAGTAG
- a CDS encoding cation diffusion facilitator family transporter, with protein MEIIYRPLIVSIFGNIVLAIVKITVGVLYSSLALISDGVHSLSDVITSIFGYFGAKIASKPADQTHPFGHSRFESFFAFFIGMALFLVAYEIGKDAIKRIFGDSTIEVNAIMIGVVLLSIFSKEAMTQYSLKVGRRLNNQILIADAYHHRSDALSSVAVLVGLGLQRFGFRYGDALASVVVVILIGKVAVEIVLKNVGYLTGTSAPHEILEEIKNAALSVTGVVDVHDLRAHYVGPRLHVELHIEVPPELTLKEAHDISETVKKRIERLEEVELAFVHVDIKGITE; from the coding sequence ATGGAAATAATTTATAGACCCTTGATCGTGAGCATATTTGGAAATATTGTCTTGGCTATTGTGAAAATTACTGTAGGAGTCCTATACTCTAGTCTAGCTTTAATATCAGATGGTGTACATTCTCTTTCGGATGTTATAACCAGTATTTTTGGATATTTTGGAGCAAAAATTGCGTCAAAACCTGCAGATCAGACTCATCCATTCGGTCATTCACGATTTGAATCTTTTTTTGCATTTTTTATCGGAATGGCACTCTTTTTGGTTGCTTATGAGATAGGGAAGGATGCTATAAAACGAATTTTTGGGGACTCCACAATTGAAGTAAATGCTATTATGATTGGGGTGGTACTCCTTTCAATATTTTCAAAAGAGGCAATGACTCAATACTCTTTGAAGGTAGGAAGAAGACTAAATAATCAGATCCTCATAGCCGATGCTTATCATCATAGAAGCGATGCATTGAGTAGCGTGGCAGTTTTAGTAGGATTGGGACTTCAAAGATTTGGATTCAGGTATGGTGATGCTTTAGCGAGCGTAGTTGTAGTTATTTTAATCGGAAAAGTTGCTGTTGAAATTGTTCTCAAAAATGTAGGTTATTTAACAGGTACATCTGCCCCTCATGAGATTCTAGAGGAAATTAAAAATGCTGCACTCAGTGTTACTGGAGTTGTAGACGTTCATGATCTGAGGGCCCATTATGTAGGACCGAGGCTCCATGTTGAGCTTCATATAGAAGTGCCTCCTGAGCTCACACTTAAAGAGGCCCATGATATAAGTGAAACTGTCAAAAAACGTATTGAAAGGCTTGAAGAAGTTGAATTGGCATTTGTTCATGTTGATATTAAGGGAATAACGGAGTAG
- a CDS encoding radical SAM protein, translated as MKKLKIYIPGISFPSLSLTGNYCTLDCAHCGKHYLESMKKVEKSNLVDYCKNLEKEGYKGCLLSGGMDSRLKVPLDIYTDEIKQIKKETKLKLNVHVGFIDESDLEWLKYVDVVSLDFVGEDDVIKRVYKIKKRVEDYLKIIELLTSNGIKVAPHITVGLDFGKIWWEYKAIELLAHYPVDVLVLDVLIPTRGTEMENTTSPSVDKSLEVVKYARDTFNGELSIGCMRPPGKWRLEFDKGAILIGVDRITNPPRKVIEWAKKIRDVEIIYECCVI; from the coding sequence GTGAAAAAGCTTAAAATTTATATTCCCGGAATCTCCTTTCCCTCCCTTTCACTTACAGGGAATTACTGCACACTAGACTGTGCTCATTGTGGAAAACACTATCTTGAGAGTATGAAAAAAGTCGAAAAATCAAACCTTGTAGATTACTGCAAGAACTTAGAAAAAGAAGGATATAAAGGGTGTCTCTTAAGTGGGGGAATGGATTCGAGACTAAAAGTACCTTTAGACATATACACTGATGAGATAAAACAAATAAAAAAAGAAACAAAGCTCAAGCTCAATGTCCATGTGGGGTTCATCGATGAAAGTGACTTAGAGTGGTTAAAATACGTTGATGTGGTTTCTCTAGACTTTGTTGGTGAAGATGATGTCATCAAAAGAGTGTACAAAATCAAGAAACGAGTTGAAGATTATCTTAAAATAATTGAGCTATTGACATCAAATGGAATTAAAGTTGCTCCTCATATAACAGTAGGCCTTGATTTTGGGAAAATTTGGTGGGAGTATAAAGCTATTGAATTACTTGCCCACTATCCAGTTGATGTTCTTGTTCTTGATGTTCTAATCCCTACTAGGGGTACTGAAATGGAAAACACAACCTCCCCTTCTGTAGACAAATCCTTAGAGGTTGTCAAATATGCACGAGACACGTTCAATGGAGAGCTAAGCATTGGATGCATGAGGCCCCCTGGGAAATGGCGTTTAGAATTCGACAAGGGAGCCATATTGATAGGGGTTGACCGAATAACAAATCCACCAAGAAAGGTTATTGAATGGGCAAAAAAAATAAGAGATGTGGAAATTATTTATGAGTGTTGTGTTATTTGA
- a CDS encoding calcium/sodium antiporter → MTAEYIITFGLFILGLVILIKGSDLFVEAATRVAKGFGVSEFIIALVLASIATTLPEVTTSAIASYKGLSGIALGNAVGSALANIALILGVSSMIMPLDVDEIAWKNSLFMIAVTLYAWLLMGDLTISRIEGGSLILIYGGFLYYLYRKHVTLEEPSEGKENPKKDVVILFVSGLIVVVGARLVVDSAVKIAIALGIPEVVVGLTLVSIGTSLPEFANSLTATLKKIPNISVGNIVGANILNILMVIGIAALINPIKVDSGIYSFTVPLTLVVMMVLAISLKLNNRVGRKTSAVLLILYGYFLYANFK, encoded by the coding sequence ATGACAGCAGAATATATTATAACGTTTGGTCTTTTTATCTTGGGGCTGGTGATACTAATCAAGGGGAGTGATCTTTTTGTAGAGGCAGCCACGAGAGTTGCCAAGGGATTTGGGGTTAGCGAATTCATAATTGCTCTGGTTTTAGCGAGTATAGCCACAACGCTTCCAGAGGTTACAACCTCTGCAATAGCTTCATATAAAGGGCTTAGTGGTATAGCGCTTGGAAACGCTGTTGGAAGCGCCTTAGCAAATATTGCCTTGATTTTAGGAGTATCCTCCATGATAATGCCTTTAGATGTTGATGAAATAGCATGGAAAAATTCTCTCTTCATGATTGCTGTCACGCTTTACGCATGGCTTCTGATGGGGGATTTAACAATCTCCAGAATAGAAGGAGGGTCTCTAATCTTAATCTATGGTGGTTTCCTTTATTACCTCTATAGAAAACATGTAACTTTGGAGGAACCTTCGGAAGGAAAGGAAAATCCTAAGAAAGATGTAGTTATTCTATTTGTAAGTGGGCTGATTGTAGTAGTTGGGGCGAGGTTGGTGGTAGATAGTGCGGTAAAAATAGCCATTGCTTTAGGGATTCCAGAGGTGGTGGTAGGTTTAACTCTAGTTTCAATAGGAACGTCTCTTCCAGAATTTGCAAATTCCTTAACCGCCACATTAAAGAAAATACCTAATATAAGTGTGGGAAATATTGTTGGAGCCAATATCCTGAATATCTTAATGGTAATCGGAATAGCTGCCTTGATAAATCCAATAAAAGTAGATTCTGGAATTTATTCTTTCACTGTACCCTTAACTTTGGTTGTGATGATGGTTTTGGCAATCTCCTTAAAGCTGAATAACAGAGTAGGGAGAAAAACAAGTGCCGTGCTTCTGATCCTTTATGGGTATTTTCTTTATGCTAACTTCAAATAA
- the deoC gene encoding deoxyribose-phosphate aldolase, with protein MNVAKYIDHTNLKAYTSKEDIIKLCEEAKKYNFYAVCVNPYRVKLAKEHLKGTDIKVASVIGFPLGATPTEVKVFEANKALEDGADELDMVINIGALKDKDYEYVKKDIEDVTKVAHEKGAIVKVIIETCYLTEEEKEIACKLAMEARADFVKTSTGFGTGGATIEDVKLMRRVVGDKLGVKAAGGIRTYEDALAMINAGANRIGTSSGVKIIEGAKNE; from the coding sequence ATGAATGTTGCCAAATATATAGATCACACAAACCTAAAAGCATATACCAGCAAGGAGGACATAATAAAACTTTGTGAAGAAGCAAAAAAGTACAACTTTTATGCGGTCTGCGTGAATCCATATAGAGTAAAACTAGCAAAAGAGCACCTCAAAGGTACAGATATCAAGGTAGCAAGTGTAATAGGGTTCCCTCTCGGAGCTACCCCTACCGAAGTAAAAGTGTTCGAAGCAAATAAAGCTCTCGAAGATGGAGCAGATGAGCTTGACATGGTGATCAATATTGGAGCATTGAAAGATAAAGACTACGAATATGTCAAGAAGGATATAGAGGACGTTACTAAAGTAGCACATGAAAAGGGGGCAATAGTGAAAGTAATTATTGAGACATGCTATTTAACTGAGGAAGAAAAAGAGATAGCATGCAAACTTGCAATGGAGGCTAGAGCAGACTTTGTTAAAACGTCTACTGGTTTTGGAACTGGAGGGGCAACAATCGAAGATGTAAAGTTAATGCGAAGAGTTGTAGGGGATAAACTCGGTGTGAAGGCAGCTGGTGGGATAAGAACTTACGAAGATGCATTAGCAATGATAAATGCGGGTGCAAATAGGATTGGAACATCAAGCGGAGTAAAAATCATTGAAGGGGCAAAAAACGAGTGA
- a CDS encoding ECF transporter S component: MAIETMAPYAKWIIIAVAILYFAYLFILKKKIFEAAVGVALSGVMAALVAVVTMAIQIPTPLTSGYINVGDSMVMLVAVLFGPTIGAFAGGFGSGMADIITGYAHWAPFTLVIKGVEGFVVGYITSKKDDFTTVLLATILGGALMVLGYFMIEIYVYGWGGAVAEVPGNILQAVTGIVVGGGVGHVIKRRIKDVLISLRV, encoded by the coding sequence GTGGCAATAGAAACGATGGCTCCATATGCTAAATGGATTATAATAGCAGTTGCAATACTTTATTTTGCTTATCTATTCATACTCAAGAAAAAGATTTTTGAGGCCGCAGTGGGGGTAGCTTTGTCAGGAGTAATGGCAGCTTTGGTGGCAGTTGTTACAATGGCAATTCAAATACCTACCCCTTTAACCAGTGGGTATATTAACGTAGGGGATAGCATGGTAATGCTTGTTGCAGTGCTCTTTGGCCCGACAATAGGAGCATTTGCAGGGGGTTTTGGCTCTGGAATGGCAGATATAATAACAGGTTACGCTCATTGGGCACCGTTCACTTTAGTAATAAAAGGTGTAGAAGGGTTTGTTGTAGGATATATTACCTCTAAAAAAGATGATTTCACAACAGTGCTTCTGGCAACAATCCTTGGAGGAGCGTTGATGGTTCTTGGCTACTTTATGATTGAAATTTATGTTTATGGATGGGGAGGAGCTGTGGCAGAAGTTCCGGGGAACATTCTCCAAGCAGTTACTGGCATTGTAGTCGGGGGTGGCGTAGGACACGTAATAAAAAGAAGAATAAAAGATGTTTTAATTTCACTCCGGGTTTAG
- a CDS encoding acetyl ornithine aminotransferase family protein, with amino-acid sequence MVKGPQVKEIPGPKAREVIEKHHKYMATTTNDPNEYFLVIERTEGNYWIDVDGNKILDFSSGIGVLNAGLRNPRLVEALKKQLDKLIHGAGTDYYNPYQVALVEKLDSIAPGDFEKKTFLSNSGTEANEAAIKIAKWSTKRKLFIAFIGAFHGRTHGTMSLTASKPVHRSRMFPTMPGVEHVPYPNPYRNPWHIDGYEEPDELVNRVLEYIEDYLLAHYVPPEEVAGVIAEPIQGEGGYVVPPMNFFKELKKVLDKHGILLMDDEVQMGMGRTGKMFAIEHFGVAPDIISLAKALGGGVPIGATIFRKDLDFGISGVHSNTYGGNALACVAALTVIDELENGLIENAQKLEPLFKERLQEMYDKYELIGDVRGLGLAWAIEFVKDRKTKEYASNERNKVVVEALKRGLATLGCGKSALRLIPPLTIDEEEAKIGLDILEEAIKTVVG; translated from the coding sequence ATGGTGAAGGGACCTCAGGTTAAGGAAATTCCGGGACCAAAGGCTAGAGAAGTAATAGAAAAGCACCACAAGTACATGGCCACGACAACAAATGATCCAAATGAGTATTTTTTAGTTATAGAAAGAACTGAAGGAAACTACTGGATTGACGTGGATGGGAATAAGATCCTTGATTTCTCTTCTGGAATAGGCGTTCTAAATGCGGGCCTTAGGAATCCAAGATTAGTGGAAGCGCTGAAGAAGCAACTTGACAAACTGATTCATGGCGCTGGAACAGATTATTACAATCCATATCAAGTTGCCTTGGTTGAGAAACTTGATAGCATTGCACCGGGTGATTTTGAGAAGAAGACTTTCCTATCAAACAGCGGTACTGAGGCTAATGAGGCTGCAATAAAGATAGCCAAATGGTCAACAAAAAGAAAACTCTTCATAGCGTTTATTGGAGCTTTCCACGGAAGAACGCATGGAACAATGAGTTTAACTGCAAGCAAACCCGTTCACAGGTCAAGAATGTTCCCAACAATGCCTGGCGTTGAGCATGTTCCATATCCTAACCCCTATAGGAACCCATGGCACATTGATGGTTATGAAGAGCCTGATGAGCTTGTGAACAGGGTTCTTGAATACATTGAGGATTATCTACTTGCACACTACGTCCCCCCTGAAGAAGTTGCTGGGGTAATAGCAGAACCAATTCAAGGAGAAGGAGGGTATGTGGTTCCACCAATGAACTTCTTCAAGGAACTCAAGAAAGTGTTAGATAAGCATGGAATTTTGTTAATGGATGACGAAGTTCAGATGGGAATGGGAAGAACTGGCAAAATGTTTGCAATAGAGCATTTCGGTGTAGCCCCCGATATAATAAGTCTTGCAAAGGCCTTGGGTGGTGGAGTTCCTATTGGAGCTACAATTTTCAGGAAGGATCTTGATTTTGGTATCTCTGGTGTCCACAGCAATACTTATGGAGGAAATGCTCTTGCATGTGTGGCAGCATTAACAGTTATTGACGAGCTTGAAAATGGACTAATTGAAAATGCTCAGAAACTTGAACCACTCTTTAAAGAGAGACTCCAAGAAATGTATGATAAGTATGAGCTTATTGGTGACGTGAGAGGTCTTGGCCTTGCTTGGGCAATTGAATTTGTAAAAGACAGGAAGACTAAGGAATACGCAAGCAACGAGAGGAATAAAGTTGTCGTTGAGGCTCTCAAGAGGGGTCTTGCAACTCTTGGGTGTGGAAAGAGTGCATTGAGATTGATCCCACCACTTACAATAGATGAAGAAGAAGCCAAGATAGGTCTTGACATCCTTGAAGAGGCTATTAAAACGGTTGTTGGTTGA
- the trxB gene encoding thioredoxin-disulfide reductase codes for MFSLGSLSQSGIDETKTWDILIIGAGPAGFTAAIYSARYGFDTLIISKDIGGNVALTDIIENYPGFPEGVKGSELANKMHEQVKKLNVPIVFDEVERVDPAECAYYEGPCKFEVKTKNGKVYKARSVIIAVGAEPRKLKVPGEDKFYGRGVSYCATCDGPLFRGKHVIVVGGGNTALQEALYLNEIGVNVTLVHRREEFRADKILQERFKKAGIPVLLNNVVVEIKGNQKVESVLLRNIKTGEIFEKKVDGVFVFIGYEPKTDFVKHLGITDEQGYILVDMYMRTNIKGLFAAGDITNVFKQIAVAVGQGAIAANSAKDILENWKSQMNEE; via the coding sequence ATGTTTAGCTTGGGGAGTCTCTCACAAAGTGGCATTGATGAGACAAAAACTTGGGATATTTTGATAATTGGAGCAGGCCCAGCGGGTTTTACGGCAGCTATATATTCAGCTAGATACGGCTTTGATACACTTATAATATCAAAAGATATTGGGGGAAATGTTGCCCTTACAGATATCATTGAAAACTATCCTGGATTCCCAGAAGGAGTAAAAGGTTCTGAACTAGCCAATAAAATGCATGAGCAAGTAAAGAAGCTTAATGTTCCTATAGTCTTTGATGAAGTGGAAAGGGTAGATCCAGCAGAATGTGCTTATTATGAGGGTCCGTGTAAATTTGAAGTAAAAACAAAGAATGGCAAAGTTTACAAAGCTAGGAGCGTTATAATTGCTGTAGGAGCAGAACCAAGGAAACTCAAGGTTCCAGGAGAGGATAAGTTCTACGGAAGAGGGGTTAGCTATTGTGCAACTTGCGACGGTCCATTGTTTAGGGGCAAGCACGTGATAGTAGTAGGCGGCGGAAACACGGCTCTTCAGGAAGCTTTATATCTTAATGAAATCGGAGTCAATGTAACACTCGTACACAGGAGGGAAGAATTTAGGGCGGACAAAATACTTCAGGAGAGATTCAAAAAAGCGGGAATCCCTGTGTTATTAAACAATGTGGTTGTGGAGATTAAAGGTAATCAAAAAGTTGAAAGTGTTCTTTTAAGAAATATTAAAACGGGGGAAATATTTGAAAAGAAGGTTGATGGAGTCTTTGTTTTCATAGGTTATGAGCCAAAAACTGATTTTGTCAAACACTTGGGCATTACGGATGAACAAGGTTACATACTTGTGGACATGTACATGAGAACTAATATAAAGGGCCTTTTTGCAGCTGGTGATATAACGAATGTCTTCAAGCAAATTGCAGTAGCTGTAGGGCAAGGAGCTATAGCAGCGAATTCAGCAAAGGATATTTTGGAAAATTGGAAATCTCAAATGAATGAGGAATGA
- a CDS encoding metal-dependent hydrolase — translation MDYNGHVLSGLLTYPLAVLFASFLKQYAGIPFKMSLMATIFGYAVYVLGSDLPDLDHPEALIHRGIKPIVSVMVGSVVVVKIRDSISFGNDTWMDGSVSWAIGALFAVGAWYAFGAVIPKHRGVVHSLMFASIYGLSIFALCRYGLIFRFEEAFFVAFMAFLGYTLHLVEDKEVKLI, via the coding sequence ATGGACTATAATGGCCATGTGCTTAGTGGCCTTTTAACTTATCCTTTAGCAGTTTTATTTGCCTCTTTTTTAAAACAATATGCAGGTATTCCATTTAAAATGAGTTTGATGGCTACAATTTTTGGTTATGCAGTCTATGTACTTGGATCGGACTTGCCCGATTTGGATCATCCAGAGGCTTTGATTCATAGAGGTATAAAACCTATAGTCTCTGTAATGGTGGGTAGTGTAGTGGTTGTCAAAATCAGAGATTCCATATCATTTGGAAATGATACTTGGATGGATGGAAGCGTATCATGGGCAATAGGGGCTCTTTTTGCGGTTGGGGCTTGGTATGCATTTGGTGCTGTAATACCCAAACATCGAGGAGTAGTGCACTCTCTTATGTTTGCAAGTATTTATGGATTGTCTATTTTTGCTTTATGCAGATATGGACTTATTTTTAGATTCGAAGAGGCTTTTTTTGTAGCTTTTATGGCTTTTTTGGGTTATACCCTTCATTTAGTAGAGGATAAGGAGGTAAAGTTGATATAG
- a CDS encoding ATPase, producing the protein MERPSTLKVYSPPSYEVYGLAKNPFEQLASEGIEDVESIHVYQEVDMRLSMMISEIIGNQSSIAFSLVGPLGMGKTQRLKTIYKTISEQGGKAIYIKVDTNDILKLTRDMFNGLKPPKTRTNIFFENLSKKLGFIDRLEKMLSSTKEYKSRDIAEMLTKELSKYPYSTVLLDELENMQTASEEEKILFFEMLRHFISNMPRGCIVGFACIPDAYEEYSKIFPAFFMRLHYEFKLRPMSLDETFELVKKRLNQVRIRDTDDPIYPFTEEAVRLIHQLAKGNPRQILRLFHYVLGEASKHKFDPIDDYVVTTILEEPKSLEEYLMRIPKDYRDLVETIVYQFNGGPASYIQIAKEVKKPGVQVYDHLEELIRLGFLVGDPKGNYKVPDYVRKFLEEQEVEEA; encoded by the coding sequence ATGGAAAGGCCTAGCACACTTAAAGTTTATTCCCCTCCATCTTATGAAGTATATGGTCTAGCAAAAAATCCTTTTGAACAATTGGCAAGTGAAGGAATAGAAGACGTAGAGAGTATACATGTTTACCAAGAGGTCGATATGCGATTATCCATGATGATTTCAGAAATAATTGGTAACCAAAGTTCAATAGCGTTTTCTTTAGTCGGCCCATTGGGAATGGGTAAAACCCAGAGACTTAAGACCATTTATAAGACAATATCAGAGCAGGGAGGTAAAGCGATTTATATTAAAGTGGACACAAATGACATTTTAAAACTCACAAGGGACATGTTTAATGGACTGAAACCGCCGAAGACTAGGACAAACATTTTCTTTGAAAATCTCTCAAAAAAACTCGGTTTTATAGATCGTCTTGAGAAGATGTTGTCTTCAACTAAGGAGTATAAGTCAAGGGATATAGCGGAGATGCTAACGAAGGAATTAAGCAAATACCCATACTCTACAGTACTTCTTGATGAGTTGGAAAATATGCAAACGGCAAGTGAGGAGGAGAAGATACTCTTTTTTGAAATGTTAAGACATTTTATAAGCAACATGCCAAGGGGTTGTATAGTTGGTTTTGCATGTATACCTGATGCATATGAGGAATATTCAAAGATTTTCCCTGCATTTTTCATGAGGCTTCATTATGAATTCAAACTAAGGCCCATGAGTCTTGATGAAACTTTTGAACTTGTTAAGAAGAGGCTTAATCAAGTTAGAATCAGAGATACAGACGATCCTATTTACCCCTTCACGGAGGAAGCAGTAAGGCTTATTCATCAACTTGCAAAAGGAAATCCAAGACAAATTCTGAGGCTTTTCCACTACGTGTTGGGGGAGGCCAGCAAGCATAAGTTTGACCCAATAGATGACTATGTTGTAACGACCATACTGGAGGAACCCAAGAGCTTGGAAGAATATTTGATGAGAATACCAAAAGATTACAGGGATTTAGTAGAAACTATAGTATACCAGTTCAATGGTGGCCCTGCAAGTTATATTCAGATAGCTAAAGAAGTTAAAAAGCCAGGAGTTCAAGTCTACGATCACCTAGAGGAGTTAATAAGGTTGGGGTTTTTGGTTGGGGATCCAAAAGGAAACTACAAAGTCCCAGATTATGTCAGAAAATTCCTTGAAGAGCAGGAAGTGGAGGAGGCTTAA
- a CDS encoding THUMP domain-containing protein yields MTTLLVTVPGGREGDATLELEWALGDARVRRAKWRGVLIVKTRLEKDDALERIKEFDTTAIFKVLPLEKLVMSKKEVIMEEGFAMAKERIKETESFAVRCKRRGNWISSGKEIEIELGAKIKETINANVDLTNPDWYVWIEVLGKQTGISVIRPEEIIKKRVEF; encoded by the coding sequence ATGACCACACTGCTTGTAACAGTACCCGGTGGAAGAGAGGGTGATGCTACTCTCGAGCTTGAATGGGCTCTTGGAGATGCAAGAGTTAGACGTGCAAAGTGGAGAGGAGTGTTAATAGTCAAAACACGTCTCGAAAAGGATGACGCATTGGAAAGGATAAAAGAGTTTGACACTACAGCTATTTTTAAAGTTCTACCTCTAGAGAAACTAGTCATGAGTAAAAAGGAAGTAATAATGGAAGAGGGCTTCGCAATGGCTAAAGAACGTATTAAAGAAACCGAGAGTTTTGCAGTTAGGTGTAAAAGAAGAGGTAACTGGATATCTTCCGGGAAAGAAATAGAAATTGAACTTGGAGCAAAAATAAAGGAGACTATAAACGCCAATGTTGATCTCACTAATCCTGATTGGTACGTTTGGATTGAGGTTCTTGGAAAGCAAACAGGTATAAGTGTCATTAGGCCAGAAGAAATAATAAAAAAGAGAGTAGAGTTTTAA
- the queC gene encoding 7-cyano-7-deazaguanine synthase QueC, producing MTRAVVLFSGGLDSTACLYWAKENYDEVIMLTINYGSNEEKVINKIAEFFSKELNIPLKIIHLDFLEEFSKLRGTTLVGGETPKVTSKDLENTEKAQETAKSVWVPARNLVLISVAASLLDALGGGDIIVGFNAEEGMTFPDNTPEFVEKMNNMLKYGSMSDVKVVAPLIGLSKKGIARLLKEFGAKYEYSNSCYMPKGFTEDGKPIHCGECESCIRRHRGLVDSIGEDRTVYRVQPRI from the coding sequence ATGACAAGAGCCGTGGTATTATTTAGCGGAGGCCTTGACAGCACTGCTTGCCTCTATTGGGCAAAAGAGAATTATGATGAAGTTATCATGCTCACCATAAACTATGGGAGCAACGAGGAAAAAGTCATAAACAAAATCGCGGAGTTCTTTTCAAAGGAGCTTAACATTCCACTTAAAATAATCCACCTAGACTTTTTAGAGGAGTTCTCAAAGCTTAGAGGGACAACTTTAGTTGGTGGGGAAACTCCAAAGGTTACATCAAAGGATTTAGAAAACACGGAGAAAGCCCAGGAAACTGCAAAGAGTGTTTGGGTGCCGGCAAGGAACCTTGTGCTAATTAGTGTTGCCGCCTCACTTTTGGATGCTCTTGGTGGAGGAGATATTATAGTGGGCTTCAACGCGGAAGAGGGTATGACATTTCCAGATAACACTCCTGAATTCGTTGAAAAAATGAACAATATGTTAAAATATGGGTCAATGAGTGATGTCAAAGTAGTTGCGCCATTAATAGGGTTGAGCAAAAAAGGAATAGCAAGACTTCTGAAAGAATTTGGTGCGAAGTATGAGTATTCCAATTCCTGTTATATGCCTAAAGGGTTTACAGAAGATGGAAAACCGATTCATTGTGGGGAATGTGAAAGCTGTATAAGGAGACATCGTGGTCTTGTTGATAGTATAGGAGAGGATAGGACAGTTTATAGAGTGCAGCCAAGGATCTAA